In Candidatus Nealsonbacteria bacterium, the sequence TTTTTAACTTCTTCTTTCTCTTCAGGAGCTGGAATTTCTTTCTTTTCTTCCGGAGGAGAAATCTCTTCTGGTTTTTCCCCCTCCGCTAAAGCTTCGGGGGACGAAGCTGGAGCTTCCACTTCTTTTGGTTGTTCCTTCTTCACTTTCTTATGTTTTGCAATTTTCTTTCCCTCAATAATTTTTTCTGAAACTAACAAATTATAAAGGGTATCTGATGGCTTTGCTCCAACTGACAACCAATAATTAATCCTTTCTTTTCTCAAAATTTTCTCTTTAGTTAAAGGATTTAAAAAACCAACCTCTTCTACAAAGCGGCCTTTGTTAGAAGCCTTTCTTTTATCAATCACAACAATTTTAAAAGAGGGCTGATTTTTTTTACCGACTCTGAATAGTCTAATAGTTAACATATCACTTCACTATTTTTTAACTTCTAATGCTTTTTTGGCTGCTTCTTCCTCTGCTTCTTGTTTTGAAGAACCTTCACCTTCTGCTATCAATTCTTCTTCTAAAAAAACACCGATAATAAAATGTTTAGCATGGTCAGGACCCCATTCCTTCAATACTTTATAAGCAGGGGTAATTCCTACTCTTTCCTGAGATTCCTCTTGAAAATGGGACTTGGCGTCTCTATAAAGACCTTTTTCAATAATTAAGGGCAACTCTTTTATTAAATGCTTTCTTATAAAACCCTGACAAGTTTTATATCCCCGGTCAAGATAAATTGCTCCAATTACAGCTTCGAAGGTATTGGCTAAAATATATCTTCTGGCTTTACCCAATTCTTTTGATTCTCCCCGTGAAAGTAACAAAAAATCGTTAAAACCTAATTTTTGGGCAACCCTTGCAAGTATCTTTGAGTTCACAAGAGATGCTCTCCAATTAGTTAACTCTCCTTCTGTTTTTTTAGGATATTGCTGATAAAGATCTTCTGTAACAACTAATTCTAATACTGCATCTCCTAAAAACTCAAGTCTTTCATTATGAGATAAATGAAAATCAGGATGCTCATTGCAATAAGAACGATGAACAAAAGCCTGAGTCAAAAGGTCTTTGTTTTTAAATTTAATATTTATTTTTTTCTCAAATTCTGAAAAATCCTTCACTTTATTATCTTTGTTATTTGTTATTATTTTGTTCTTTTTTTTCTTCTTTGTCCTCTAAAACCTCCTGTCCTTCCGCAGCTAAAGCTGCGGAGGGTTTCTCACCTTCTTTAGGAGAAATAAGTTCAAAAACTGTTCCTAAAACTCCATTAATAAATTTTCCTGAATTCTCGCCTCCAAATGATTTTGCCAATTCAATTGCCTCATTAATAGCTACTTTTGGAGGAACAGCTTTTTTATCTTCGTACAACAGTTCAAAAATTCCAATTCTTAAAATATTACGGTCAACAATTGAAATCTGCTCAATGGGCCATTGAGGAGCAGCTTTTTTTATAATTTCATTAATCTCTTCAATATGTTCAACCACTCCTGTTACCAGTTCCCAGACAAAACTTTCATTTTCTAATCCGGGTCCAAATTCTTTCAGATTTTTTTCGGTAATCTTTTTCAAATCTAATTCTCTATCTGAAAAATCCCATTCATATAGAGATTGCATAGCGATTGAACGTGAAAGGTGACGACTAGCCATGGATAAATGGTTATATGGCTAAATGGCTAATAATTTTTGGTAGTAGAATCATTAAACAATTTAACCATTAAACAATTTTTTCTTAGATAGTTGCTGCCAGCTTAAAGGTCTCTTCTTTTTACCAACCTCTTCTTTATCTCCTTTCTCTTTTATTTTTATTTCTTTCTCTCGCCTTTTCTTTTCTTTTTTGTCTAATTTCCCAAAAACATTAATAATTTCTTTTTCTTTATAATATCCGCAAAAAGAACAAACAGTGTGGGGTATCATCTGCTTGCCACACTTTTTACATTTAACTAAAGTAGGCTTCTTTAAAAAAATATGAAGTCTTCTTTTATCTCTTCTTGATTTGGTCGTTCTCTTTTTTGGGACAGCCATAGCAGAAAATGGTCCAATAGTTATATGATTAAATAGTTTAATCTATAACTGTATGATAAATTTAACAAAATTGCAAGGGAAAACCATTTAGCCATTTAATAATTTAACAATTTTTTTACTGGTCTAAAGGATTTGCGGTGGATTGAACAAGGCCCATACTTCTTTAATCTCTTTAAGTGGAGTTTGGTCGCATATCCTTTATGCTTTGAAAACCCATATTGAGGGTATTTTTTGCCATACCTTCTCATCATTCTGTCACGGCTTACTTTTGCAATAATGCTGGCTGCAGCGCAGGAAAAAACTTTATTATCTGCCTTTATAATTGATTTTTGTAGAATATCTAAATCAAGTTTCATTCTCCCATCTAATATTAAAAATTCAATTAAATTTAATCTCTTTTTCTTCTTAATCTTCTTTTCTAAGTTTTTCACTGCTCTCTTCATTGCTAATTTTGTAGCTTCTAAAATATTAATTTTATCAATAACTTTTTCAGAGGCCTTGCCTATCCCCCATTTTATCTGAGGATGATTTATTAAAATTTTATAAAGCTCCTCCCGTTTTTTAGGACTTAATTTCTTAGAATCCTTGACATCGCGAATATCTACGAATTTAGCACGAATTTTACGAATAGATTTTATTAAAACTGCTGCCGCCACCACAGGTCCTGAAAGCGGTCCCCTCCCTGCCTCGTCTAACCCAACAACTTTCTTAAATCCCTTTTTCCATAATTTTTT encodes:
- the rpsP gene encoding 30S ribosomal protein S16; the encoded protein is MLTIRLFRVGKKNQPSFKIVVIDKRKASNKGRFVEEVGFLNPLTKEKILRKERINYWLSVGAKPSDTLYNLLVSEKIIEGKKIAKHKKVKKEQPKEVEAPASSPEALAEGEKPEEISPPEEKKEIPAPEEKEEVKKHSETDERKTD
- the rnc gene encoding ribonuclease III; this encodes MKDFSEFEKKINIKFKNKDLLTQAFVHRSYCNEHPDFHLSHNERLEFLGDAVLELVVTEDLYQQYPKKTEGELTNWRASLVNSKILARVAQKLGFNDFLLLSRGESKELGKARRYILANTFEAVIGAIYLDRGYKTCQGFIRKHLIKELPLIIEKGLYRDAKSHFQEESQERVGITPAYKVLKEWGPDHAKHFIIGVFLEEELIAEGEGSSKQEAEEEAAKKALEVKK
- the nusB gene encoding transcription antitermination factor NusB, with amino-acid sequence MASRHLSRSIAMQSLYEWDFSDRELDLKKITEKNLKEFGPGLENESFVWELVTGVVEHIEEINEIIKKAAPQWPIEQISIVDRNILRIGIFELLYEDKKAVPPKVAINEAIELAKSFGGENSGKFINGVLGTVFELISPKEGEKPSAALAAEGQEVLEDKEEKKEQNNNK
- the rpmF gene encoding 50S ribosomal protein L32, which encodes MAVPKKRTTKSRRDKRRLHIFLKKPTLVKCKKCGKQMIPHTVCSFCGYYKEKEIINVFGKLDKKEKKRREKEIKIKEKGDKEEVGKKKRPLSWQQLSKKKLFNG
- a CDS encoding ribonuclease HII, giving the protein MRYPNFSEEKKLWKKGFKKVVGLDEAGRGPLSGPVVAAAVLIKSIRKIRAKFVDIRDVKDSKKLSPKKREELYKILINHPQIKWGIGKASEKVIDKINILEATKLAMKRAVKNLEKKIKKKKRLNLIEFLILDGRMKLDLDILQKSIIKADNKVFSCAAASIIAKVSRDRMMRRYGKKYPQYGFSKHKGYATKLHLKRLKKYGPCSIHRKSFRPVKKLLNY